A genomic region of Devosia ginsengisoli contains the following coding sequences:
- a CDS encoding calcium-binding protein, whose product MESAQLDLRGGTDTLAYAAGNNISVDLQAGTATGFSFIRGVENVTTGAGDDAVRGNLVDNVLDGGAGDDTLRGGFGDDMLIGGDDNDLLYGEAGNDTLRGGEGNDRLDGGLGSDTVSYIDAAAAVTVTLASQAPQDTQGAGIDMLVSIENLTGSIHDDTLTGNGGNNILDGGLGQDAMSGGAGDDTYIVDNAGDTVTELAGGGNDTVHSSLASHTLAGETENLVLIAGAIDGTGNTLDNRLTGNGGNNILDGGLGTDTVVLSGNIEDHDFARAGAIFTVQSVTGGLDTLVSIENVDLGGVVYNMVRGTNAPNTGGAALNGTAGADLLLGFNGGDELHGGEGNDILYGGRGVDFMAGGAGDDTYLVIQGRDFVNELADGGSGIDTIISGVNRNLNYAAHVVGDVENLKLIGAALNGVGNGLDNVITGNANNNTLSGGLGNDTLIGNEGADILNGGGWHDILEGGAGDDTLNGGNGTDTAVFSGPAGNYSFGFNGTALTTVTDMVGTDGTDTLTNIEFVKFGDGPALAISTVAAGIPGVSSIIFGTDGSDTIIGGPGEDVIIGGPGDDILNGSDIGDGDDNTTPGTQDDDIFIWNVGDGFDTINGGMEGVDGDIFQVVGDSAASEIFRIYTFDEAVARIGFTGSDEVEIIVTREVDGVETPIAELTEIEEIVINGAGVSGNGPVGSDTVEMYGNFDLATNLRPNTITIIGSAGNDVIDITSLQSAHRIVFKTGGGQDVIVGTLRPQDVIDLPDGKTIEDYVVVTNPDGSTRIASDTHSVTFFSTGGLPQFASASDGADEAPAGNDDLNDVEELSTPPAGPLAGTILGDILTGTTGGDLIFGLAGTDYIIAGAGADVIRGDEGDDFVYGEAGRDVIFAGEGDDDIFGGDDDDMLYGESGDDWIAGDAGDDLIDAGIGNDQAFGGEGDDLFIGRIGDGNDLYDGGAGSDTLDLGSLSAALQVDLGTGVNGRGSVTGSQSGTDTLYGIENVTTGSGNDVITASNAANVIDGGGGNDVFVFSTEAAADGDTIRNFETGDKIDLSGIDANSSLAGNQTFTLVTGQSATAPGQIVITHETREDGDYTVISGNTGNDNDPEFRVEIAGSRNMTASDFNF is encoded by the coding sequence GTGGAGAGTGCTCAGCTCGATCTGCGTGGTGGCACGGACACGCTGGCCTATGCGGCGGGCAACAATATCTCTGTCGACCTGCAGGCCGGCACTGCCACAGGCTTTTCCTTCATCCGGGGCGTCGAGAATGTAACGACCGGCGCGGGTGACGACGCCGTGCGCGGCAATCTGGTCGACAACGTGCTCGATGGCGGTGCCGGCGACGATACGTTGCGCGGCGGTTTCGGCGACGACATGTTGATCGGTGGCGACGACAACGATCTGCTCTATGGCGAGGCCGGCAATGACACATTGCGCGGCGGCGAGGGTAATGACCGGCTCGATGGCGGCCTCGGTTCCGATACTGTCAGCTACATCGACGCGGCCGCTGCCGTAACGGTGACGCTCGCCTCCCAGGCTCCGCAGGATACGCAGGGAGCCGGTATCGACATGCTGGTTAGCATCGAAAACCTCACTGGCAGCATCCATGACGACACACTGACCGGCAATGGCGGAAACAATATACTCGACGGCGGATTGGGACAGGACGCCATGTCCGGCGGTGCCGGCGATGACACATATATCGTCGACAATGCCGGCGACACCGTCACCGAACTTGCTGGCGGGGGCAATGATACGGTTCATTCCTCGCTGGCATCCCACACCCTGGCAGGCGAGACAGAAAACCTGGTTCTCATTGCGGGCGCGATAGACGGCACCGGCAATACGCTGGACAACCGGCTGACCGGCAATGGTGGCAACAATATCCTCGACGGTGGTCTAGGCACTGACACCGTTGTTCTATCTGGCAATATCGAGGACCACGACTTCGCTCGTGCTGGTGCCATCTTCACTGTCCAGAGCGTCACTGGCGGGCTGGATACCCTGGTCAGCATCGAAAACGTCGATCTTGGCGGCGTGGTCTACAACATGGTCCGGGGGACGAACGCTCCCAACACTGGCGGTGCTGCCCTCAACGGCACTGCAGGCGCCGACTTGCTGCTTGGTTTCAATGGTGGCGACGAACTCCATGGCGGCGAGGGCAACGACATCCTGTACGGCGGCAGGGGAGTGGATTTCATGGCCGGTGGGGCGGGCGATGATACCTACCTTGTTATTCAGGGCAGGGACTTCGTGAACGAGTTAGCCGATGGTGGCAGTGGTATCGACACCATTATTTCGGGGGTTAACCGCAACCTTAATTATGCAGCTCATGTGGTTGGCGATGTTGAAAACCTTAAGCTGATTGGCGCGGCCCTAAACGGGGTTGGCAACGGTCTCGACAACGTCATTACGGGCAACGCAAACAACAACACTCTGAGCGGCGGATTGGGCAATGACACCCTGATCGGTAATGAGGGCGCCGACATACTCAACGGCGGCGGCTGGCACGACATTCTGGAAGGGGGCGCCGGCGATGACACCCTCAATGGCGGCAACGGCACCGATACAGCCGTGTTCTCCGGTCCGGCGGGCAACTATAGCTTCGGTTTCAACGGCACTGCTCTCACCACCGTTACCGATATGGTCGGCACCGATGGCACGGACACTCTTACCAATATCGAATTCGTGAAGTTCGGTGACGGCCCGGCCTTGGCGATCAGCACGGTAGCCGCCGGCATTCCCGGTGTCTCATCCATCATCTTCGGTACCGATGGCAGCGATACGATCATTGGTGGTCCGGGTGAAGACGTCATTATCGGCGGCCCTGGCGACGATATCCTGAATGGCAGTGATATCGGGGACGGCGATGACAACACCACGCCTGGCACCCAGGACGACGACATCTTCATCTGGAATGTCGGCGATGGCTTCGACACCATCAATGGCGGCATGGAAGGGGTCGATGGCGATATCTTCCAGGTTGTCGGCGATAGCGCCGCCAGCGAGATTTTCCGCATCTATACCTTCGACGAGGCGGTGGCGCGGATCGGCTTCACCGGCAGCGACGAGGTTGAGATCATCGTTACCCGCGAGGTGGATGGCGTTGAGACGCCGATCGCCGAACTGACAGAGATCGAAGAGATCGTGATCAACGGAGCCGGTGTGAGCGGCAATGGTCCGGTTGGCAGCGACACGGTCGAGATGTACGGCAATTTCGATCTCGCCACCAATCTGCGGCCCAACACGATCACCATCATCGGCTCTGCCGGCAATGACGTGATCGACATCACCTCGCTGCAATCTGCGCACCGCATCGTCTTCAAGACCGGCGGCGGCCAGGATGTGATCGTCGGCACGTTGCGGCCGCAGGACGTGATTGACCTGCCGGACGGCAAGACCATCGAGGACTATGTCGTGGTCACCAATCCCGATGGCTCGACCAGGATTGCCAGTGATACGCACTCGGTGACCTTCTTCAGCACCGGCGGCCTGCCGCAATTCGCCTCTGCCAGCGATGGTGCCGACGAGGCGCCGGCCGGCAATGATGACCTGAATGACGTGGAGGAACTTTCGACTCCGCCGGCCGGACCGCTGGCCGGTACGATATTGGGCGACATCCTGACCGGGACGACTGGAGGTGACCTGATTTTCGGCCTTGCCGGAACCGACTACATCATTGCTGGAGCCGGCGCCGACGTGATCCGCGGCGATGAAGGCGACGACTTCGTCTATGGCGAAGCCGGACGCGACGTGATCTTCGCCGGGGAAGGGGATGACGACATTTTCGGCGGCGACGACGACGACATGCTCTATGGCGAAAGCGGTGATGACTGGATCGCCGGCGATGCTGGCGACGACCTGATCGATGCGGGCATCGGAAATGACCAGGCATTCGGCGGCGAAGGCGATGATCTCTTCATCGGCCGGATCGGGGACGGCAATGACCTCTACGATGGCGGTGCCGGCAGCGACACGCTGGATCTGGGCTCGCTGTCAGCCGCCCTTCAGGTCGATCTTGGCACCGGGGTAAATGGCCGCGGCAGTGTCACCGGTAGCCAGTCGGGCACCGACACGCTCTACGGCATCGAAAATGTCACCACCGGTTCGGGCAATGACGTGATCACGGCCAGCAATGCGGCCAATGTGATCGACGGCGGTGGCGGCAATGACGTCTTCGTCTTCAGCACCGAGGCAGCAGCCGATGGCGATACGATCCGCAACTTTGAAACCGGCGACAAAATCGATCTCTCGGGCATCGACGCTAACAGCAGCCTTGCCGGAAACCAGACCTTCACCCTGGTAACCGGCCAGTCGGCCACTGCGCCGGGGCAGATCGTGATCACCCATGAGACACGGGAAGACGGGGACTACACGGTGATTTCGGGCAATACGGGAAACGATAACGATCCCGAATTCCGCGTCGAGATCGCTGGAAGCCGCAACATGACGGCCTCTGATTTCAACTTCTAG